The genome window aaccaaacacccGTCAAACGGCACCAGCTGCACGCGCGGAGCCAGCTGGGCAACCAAACACCTGGGCCTGTTTGAGCTGCATGCGCAGAGCCAGGACGGTGGGTAATCTAGCGGCGAACGAGGCGAGACGACGATAAAACCTGCATACACCAGCAACTAGCTCTTCGACGTACCATGACGAGCTAATTGGGCCTGAGAAGTGAGTGAGTAccaatatatttattaaaatagataataaatattatcgtatttattagaatagataatatatcaatgtatttgtaaatttagtaTCTATATTCGATATTTTAAATACCGAAAATCTAATTTCGGTCCGTGAGAAGTGAGTGAGTACCGACTTTCAGAAGGACCAGACTAAACTTAGCGTACGCGGTTTAGTATATAGTATAGTAATTAGGGGGCCTTGGGAAAACAAATTCGTTAGGGGCCTGGCCCCCTCAGCACCTATCTCTACCGCTGATATGACTACTTTTGGTCCGTTTCCAGTTTGATTTCATTCCAACTCCATACCATTCCTGATATCCAAAAAAAATCCGTATTTGTATCCGCAGCAATGTATTATCCGCTCCACTCCGatacaataaaagaaaatataccaAAGGCAAGTGGTGAAGCACATCTACATCCTCCACCGAATGGATGAAAAATGACATATGAGGTTCTCGACTGCCGGACAAGTGAAATGAGCATAGTAGTTTAGCGCTCGAGTGAAATGGGCATAGCAACAGTTACAAACGCATTAATTAATAGTATAAAATATATGCAGAATATAACAAGCTGCAATATTATAAAACTACTTTTTAAGATCAAGCCAACTATACTATTTTCAAAAGTCCAGTTAAATgtttaaaaatatatcaatGATCAGTGTTTAAACGTGATGATTGCAcgcaaccaaaaaaaaaagaagtcacAGTTTTGTGACTGAATGGAGTAATTTCATCCTAAGATATTTGGCCATTTGATCCCGTTCGTCCGAGAGACACCTTGTAGCTCAAGAACTCTCCCAGTTGCCATGAATTTTCTTCCCCATTTTCCAGTTTTCATCAACAGAAGAGTACAAGCAAAGAGAAAAACATGCGGCTCTGGATCTCCCTCCCTCGGCCTCCCTGCCTTCAGCGCCCCCACCTCCGACGAAGAATCCCGCGCGATCACACCTGGCCCAATCACTCCTCCCCGTCCCGCCGGCCTATCCACCTCTCCACCCTCCTTCCCGCCTTACCCCACCCCGCCCCTTATCCTCGCCACGCCACCAACCGCCAAACCCATCCACCTcactctccacctcctcctccgcggcACTGCACTCTCCAAGTTCACAGCTTACCGCTCCCAAGAAACCAGAACACGCTCCCGGGAAACTCCTCGAGCTCCCGGCCATGGAGGAGCTCCTGCTGCGCCACGGCAGCCTCCCGAGGCCGGCGGCGCCGTGCCGGCGATTCCGCATCGTCGCCGTCGCTCTGCGGACCAGGCCCACCAGCCTTGCCGTCCCGGGGCTCCCGCCCGCGCTCGCGCCCGCGACGCTGGCGCCGGAGCCCGTGCTGCCGTCGCCGCCCGTGGCCGTGGACGCCGTGGCGGTGCTGCTTGCGGCGGGCGTGCCTCCTGCGGACCTCCGGCGCGCGGCGGGGATGTGCCCAGAGCTGCTGTCCGTGCCCGCGGAGACCATCGCGGCCTCGCTCCGGTTCCTGACGGAGGAGGCGGGGGTTCCCGCGGCCGATCTCCCGCGCGTGCTCCGGCGGCGCCCGCGCCTGCTCGTCTCCCCCGTCGCCGCCCGGCTCCGGCCCACGCTATACTTCCTGCGCGCGCTCGGCGTACCGGACCTGCACCGCCGCGCCGACCTCCTGTCCTTCTCCGTGGAGGAGAAGCTGCTCCCCCGGATCGAGTTCCTCGAGTCGCTGGGCCTCCCGTCCCGCGCCGCGCGCTCTATGGCGCGGCGCTTCCCGGCGCTCTTCTGCTACGGCGTGGAGGGGAACATGCGGCCCAAGGCGGAGTACCTCCTGGGCGCCATGGGCCGGGACATCGACGAGCTGTTCGACTTCCCGGAGTACTTCTCCTACGCGCTCGCCACACGCATCGCGCAGCGCCACGAGGCGTGCGCGGTCCGCGGGGTGCGGATGCCGCTGCCCGCCATGCTCCGCCCCGGGGAGGCCAAGTTCCGCGCCACGCTCACTGCCTGCGTCGGGTCCACGCCGCCGAGGCGGAGGTCGCCGCTGTGGTACGCCTCGTGGGTGGACGACGACACCGGCGCCGTTGCGAAGGAGGGGACGCTGTGACGCCGTCGGTCGGTCGTGCGCGCGCGATGTAAGTGGTAGCGGTTCTTGCCTTGTTGGTGGTGTAACATATGCATACGGAATGGCATTGGCTGCTTGTAAGTATCATACCATATGAATCTAGTTGGTTGCATTGTTGCCACGACTTGGGATCTGCTTTGCCCTTACCTGATCCGACCTGCCAGTCTAGCCACGATATGAAGTATTCATCTTctataatataattataattataatatcaattaatactattaaaatatcttttattttttcatctttaacAGATAtcttattttctatcttctattGCTCTCCTCATCCACAAACATCCACTGTAAACAGTTTTGCAGACAATCAAATCCGGTAACAAATGGCGTCCACCTACTGTTACAGAGACACGCCTGAATCATTGTAGCGACAGAAACCGGCTTTGCTAAAGCGCAATACGGCCAACAACGATCGGCAAAAGCAGCAGCACAGTGATGCAACTCCCTTTTGCGGTAGCTGCTGGACATACCCTAACGTCACACTGGAGTATATAGTTTAGTTCACACGGCTCTAACTCACACCTCCACGTTATATCTTGTGCTTAGTTTGTAAGctaagataaaataatttaaatctctatttttatattaaaataaaaaaactaattcaAATATTCTTAATGTACCCATACCTTCAGCTTCATGAATTCATAAACTAAAAATATcatgctccaaaaattctttgAGTTGAAGCTCTGCAAAACATACCTTTATTTACCGAAACACAACAAGTGCACACACGCGGTGATAAGATTGCAAAACACGGAAGCACAGTACCCCTCTGTCTCAAAATAGATGAAGTTCTAGAATTGAACACAAATATTAAGGTGAAATAGAAAATGACCATCTTACCCTCTTTAAATACCATTCATTGTATaggaaataagatttgtatTGAGAATGAAAGTTATTTAATAGAGAGGTAAGACTAGAAAGCTTATGCTAAAATTACCTCAAAATTATATAACAttgtatattttaatattatcgAATAGGCTAAAATGTCATTTATTTTGATAAGGAGGAAGCAGCAACTATGATAGATTTACCAACAACATCTTCCTTTTGCATTGTACTTTAATCAAATTACCGAAGCTGAACATGTCTACCTTCACCGACACGCTCCGTTAGCATGGAACTCCAACTGATTGGTTGCTTGTATAGGATCAACTTGGTCCGATAGATGCGTATAATCTTAGAGATAaacgtgtttggttgcccgcatatACTGTTCAAGCTTAATCTGGAGGATACAAATGTAGGCATGTAGCTTGGCCCGGTGCATACATGCTTCTACATCTACTCATGCAGGCGGGTTCACTTATTAGtattacaaaattattttcatacgagcaaccaatcacagtCTCAACTTTTGCATCTGCTTATGCAATTTCAGATTCgatcaaccaaaacaaaaacttatctcaaccTATCCAAACAAATACAACCAATAAAACACTTTTCctttcaataaatatgacacCATTTAGCCTACTCAGCCTGTATGTATGGTCTATACAGACAAGCTCTATACAtacaaccaatcacaccctatTTATCCCCTACCCGGTGACGCCATGCATCATGCGGCGGATTTAGATATTGAAACAGATATCGCTCATCAAAATCGTAAAACTTTTGACTATATACTAGCTCCATTTTCATTTACTTTATCACCAATAATTCACTGTAGCCATTTTTACCATGCgctttttaataaaaattttacgaatacttaaaagtattcaatactaataaagtatatttcaCAACGAATCTAATGATACAAATTTTTTATGTACCTATAAATTTTTCGTAGAAAAAACGTAAAATCAAAATTGCTATAATACCATTAatgacaaataaataaaaacaaagGTAGTAAGTTATTTTCAGGGGCGATATGACATGACctaaggggggggggtgataTGACATGAAGTAAGTTCTTAAGATTCAGTTATCATGTGTGCTTTCAAAGCATATGCCTCATGCCACACATTGCTTTCTCACCCCTCCAACGTGGCCTCCCTACAATATCTACTTGTCTTTATTTACTTGACGTGTAGTGTAGGATGCCAAacttgctatatatatatatagaaaaatcaGTATGTActctgggtgtatgtactctcaCCTCttatataccacttttacatgtgtgttatacttctttatcactttaattatacttcattagtaattaaatatatatattgcttttctaattattaattaaatacCTGTGCATTATAACGGAGGTCAAAAATTTTCATGAGACAATATAGTTgatcaaaacatttaaaatatcATAGTGCACATAACGAGTATTAATCCGGCTCGTACTTAGATTAAAAAGATAACATGAAATGTGCGGATGAAATGCACACGAATTTCTTAGGACTCATCAATGGCAAAATACACTTAGATAATTTGCTAAGACTGACATGTCACAAGATCGTCGTCTAGGTATGCCTAAACTTACAAacaatttttacaaatataccTATTTCTATCATACAAACATAGATGATGCGGATGTCTCTATTCACTGCTATTAGGCCTAGCATAACGAGGTTATCCCTATGCCTGCTTCTACGGTGCGGATACTTGGCGTCGATTTTAGTCATGTGAACTTTGTGTTCTTCACTACTGTGAAGGGCCTCTCCCTAGACCCTGTTTTTACTGTGAATTACATTCTACATTCCTTTCTTCTAGATAGAAATTTCTCTATTGCTGTTTGTCGCAATAGAAACACTTTCGTGAAATGCAAGACTAGTTTGAgcacacattttttttcttaactatGGCTGGCAGTTTGACAATAATACAGTTTAGTTCTAACACATGATTGAGTTATTTAGCATGGAGTCTGACCCAGATGACAGCGAGATGATCATtaaagatgatgcttgggttgataTTGTGCTAAAACGCATGCGGCTGAGATGACGTCAATCATTTCGTTCTTCTAGAAGACGGCGTCGACCAATGATACCAATCATCTTATCCTTCTAGAAGACGATATCAATAATGTCAATCATCTCGTCCTTCTGAAAGTAAAATGTGTATAGCTATGGATCGTGTATAGCTAGCTAGATTTATATGTTCTGAACAAAGTGTGATGTGTTGATGTTATTAACCTTTATGGTATGTACATGCATGTGATAaagttctgaacaatgtgtgatcaaTATTCTAAACAAAGTGTCAATGTGTGATACATAAATAATACATgtgatgttgtttaatttgtaaATTATGAAGTGTGTGTGCCATATCATGAGGCAGTCATGAAGCAAAATAGCTTCTCAGGAGGAAATAACTATACCgatggtttttttaaaaaaaatacgtcTCTATCATTTTATACAGACATATTTCAACAAAAATTATCTGTGACTCTTACTACTCACAGATGACTTCTCAGAAAATCCGTATCAGTTTATATTTGTTACAGATGAAATTACAACTATCTGTAATAAGATCGATATCACACATACTTTTGTAGATATATAACCAATAACTATTTATGACAAGATTTAAAATCCATCCTTAATAACTCATTCTGAGGTAGTGAATCATATGACTTGAAACACAATCTCACAAGAAAGATGGGCCGCAAAAACGAAGTCTAATATTTTCTTACAAGGTTCTGTGCTCCCTTACCAAGACCTTTATATGGATTTGTCTTGAATCTTTTCAGTATCCCAAAGATCTTTAGCCTTGACACCAAGGCTGTGGATACAAAAAAGAATGATAGGACTCCTGCAGGAAGATATCGAACAAGTCCTGCAACTCCTGAGTCCTGATGCTAAGCCTTTGAACGGGGTTACCCCAAGATAAGCCTATTAAGGAAGAAAGATGGGGAGTCGTGTTCCAAACTAGAGCTTCAAGAAGCTGGGTTTGATCTTGACGACTTGGTTCAATTCTCATCAGTACCTCCACCATGGTCGGCGGAGGGGGTGGCCTCCGTTCACCTGAGCCTTCTAGTTCACTGTTTCCATATTTGTTGCAGGTCCTCATCCTGTCGTTTATCCAAGGTTAGTGACGACGAGGGTGCTCTAGAGGGTCGGTATAGATAAAGAATTCCAGCCCAAAAGGAGAAATAACTAGTAAACAATAAgtggaagaatcattccaaCTTAATagtgatgcatgcatgcaaaatgAGATATGAGATGATCATGACCCTAATCTACGCGTCGGTCACATATCAACAAGTTTGCGAacacattacacttaggggGCATAAGATAATGGATTTAAAGGTTCAACTAGTTTTACTGATCGACCTATTTTCTTAACACAGGAGACATACCCTATGTGCCCATACCCATACTTAACCCATGAAAGAAAAGATGAGATGGAGATCGAGGTTTTTCCATAGTAAGTGTGAAGCAATAAGACGAGACACAACTCTAGGATAGAGAaagaataaaatagagcaaccatACCAAATTTTAAGTTTTAGCTCTGGTTAGTGAAGTTATCAAATTTTAACTAACCCACTAACTAAGCTATGGTCAACTCTATCAATCTTGGTTCTGATACCATGCTGTCAGACCCGGCCTAATTACACCCGGCTTAATTGACAATTAAGTCGATTAAAATGGGAGTAATTCTAGTAGTcctgatatatgctcaacaaagcctaAGATCACAACATACATtgtttacaacatagtttcatcataAGATATGCACAAAGTGCAAAAGTTTTGACTTTTATTACATAACTTGATCACAAGTTCAGTTTCTACTTACTAACAGAGTTTTGATACACAGTGGAAAGATATTAGTAAATCAAAAGGCCAGTGGTGCCCTTGCACAAAAGGCACCACCAGGACAAACTCGGACATTCGGTTTCTACTCCTGGCCATCTCCAGCATCGATAAGATAAAAGTATTTGTAAACCATTTAATcgttacctgcatcaacttaagggtagcacactgagtacgaatgtactcacaagacttacacaatatgagtatataccatcatgactctaaggataatgcattgGGTTTAATAGCAAGGAATTGGCCATAAGTTAATTTAACTTAGCAGAAAGGCAATTTAACTAATGTAATAACATGACCAACTAGCATCGACTAACAATAAACATAATCCTCAATAAATTAAACTTGCTCAACTTAAGTAAGTACTAGCACCTGCTTCTCCCAGATGCTCACATACTTTCCATTTCCCAAACTGAACGATAACTCTACAGTGTTGCCCGATGAAActaaagcatgctcatgatcgagagagtgataatttgaattgttcttacaccctgcagggggtacataTTTACCCATATGACTCGGGTCAGTCCTCTTATCCCttgagacaacctttctcatacccggatcATACCCGAAACTATCCACTTGCACTGACCCCTATGGAATcagggttaccgcgagcaaGTCCCGGCCATGCTTCGGCGCCtatcaccttgcttctcctcatattttttctcttacgcgCCATATGGGTGCAAGACAAGCATTAGAATGGTATACGATAATCAGGTTATCTTGCAATTAGAttgatatgtggtaagtacggaaagtgctaaagtcaacagACACCACggatggtgcttaaacgatgcaaacgaTCTATGACACCCGGGTCttctctcccgaactgcccctagcacccgctcacatctcatctcactTTTTCCAACTCATCATCCCAGCTTATCATTCCTTTGTAACAGTAATTGAAAAGTCCCGTAGCTCGTGAACGACGGTGAcatccatcgctcgacttctatggAGGACCTATTCAAAGGCTAAGCAATTCTCGTATCACCTTTAAATTGGATCATGATACAATTAttcccaggctacaaggatcagGATTAACAACTTCATCATGGTAGGTACTATGAATCAATTAGGATCTACCCaattcccgacatcgactcgctaaacatgcagaTATAACATATAGCAAGACCTAGTAAATTGACCAACAATTCATAAAAgtataggagaaatatgatagatgcttgcctggtGCTTGTCTGATGCTTCTTGCATAGCACTCACAAAAATTAGCAGGTTCGTTCTCAGGTTATATCATGTGACACTCTGAAGCGTCGGCTTCTAAACAAAAGAAACAGTGCATGACCATAGTGGatatgcaatgcatcatgcCATGAGTTTAAAGCACTGAGGATTTCCCTAATTTAATTTATTGGTAAACACTTAATAATTTATGGATTTAACTTAGCTTAAACCAAGCttaaatcaaaatataaagTTAAATATGCCTAAAATGGGTGTGAGTATTTTCAATGAACAGGGCATACAATacaaagatttacaaaattgatttatCGATTTTGGACTTATTaataattaactatgatttAATGAATcttaaacctattttattaacccatgaaatttaaatacatatttcatggatcatagtattttaaaaatgtcgagtatgataatacaaggctaacaaaaagggtttcataatttttggagctatatttaattttctatgcattttacaagttGCAGCTGATTTAATAGTTGAACAAATATTCAATTTCATGATTTCTGAATTTACCGAACATTTAAATGCCGAAACCCTTTTTACACCCCAGTGCTAGCTAGCCACATCCATGAACTGGTGGGATCGGGCCGGCTTGACTCCAGTCAAAATTGACTGAGGCCACGACGTGCACAGCGCAGAGCTGACCGGTGGCTTTGGCGCCGCTCGTCGACAGAGAGCGACATGATGACATGGACAGAGGAAGATAGCAGGGGCACCAGCATGTGCACGTGGATCTGGTGGATGCACGGGTGGTCAACGGTAATGGTTGGAGAGCAGCCAGCGGCGGTGCACGACAGAACTCTACGGCGACGGTTTGGTTTAGGCATGCCGGCAGCGAACGGCGGACCATTCGGCCCGGCCGAGGGCACCAACATATTCTATGCACTCGTGCGAACGCAACGACTCAGCTATTGCCGGCAAACCCGGCTGCAGCTCGACCGACAGCGCGCCCGGGGAGGCAGTGACGGCTTGGCCACCGCGGACTACCGCGTGGACGATGGgctaaagaaaaaagaacgtATGCAATATGTAGAGGAGAGCACAGGGAACACACACATGtcaaaaattgctcaaaacaaataaacatgatgctaatgatgtttatgatgcttaatgacatgcttaagcaaTTTGGGTTGTCACAATTCT of Phragmites australis chromosome 3, lpPhrAust1.1, whole genome shotgun sequence contains these proteins:
- the LOC133912555 gene encoding protein SEEDLING LETHAL 1, chloroplastic-like → MEELLLRHGSLPRPAAPCRRFRIVAVALRTRPTSLAVPGLPPALAPATLAPEPVLPSPPVAVDAVAVLLAAGVPPADLRRAAGMCPELLSVPAETIAASLRFLTEEAGVPAADLPRVLRRRPRLLVSPVAARLRPTLYFLRALGVPDLHRRADLLSFSVEEKLLPRIEFLESLGLPSRAARSMARRFPALFCYGVEGNMRPKAEYLLGAMGRDIDELFDFPEYFSYALATRIAQRHEACAVRGVRMPLPAMLRPGEAKFRATLTACVGSTPPRRRSPLWYASWVDDDTGAVAKEGTL